A segment of the Bartonella henselae str. Houston-1 genome:
TTGGGCAAAACCAAACTTTTTCAAAGTGGAATAAAGCAGGTGTCCAGCATAATCACCAGTAAACGGGCGTCCAGTTCGGTTTGCGCCGCGTAATCCAGGAGCAAGACCGACAATGAGAAGGCGTGTTGTGTCTGCCCCTTTATAGGGAAAGAATGGGCGTACTGGAGCATTATACCAGCTCGGTTCTTTTATACGCCAGTCGGAGATGAATTTATGTAAACGTGGGCATAAATCGCAGTTTTGCGGTGGTTCTGGGCAAAGCGATTTTAATTGGCTATTCATTGTGAGAAGCTATCAATCATTTTATATGAATTTTTCCAGTTATTTTATGACCGATTATGTCTTTGTAAACAACCTATAATGAATAACAATCTTTTTGATAACAAGGTTTAACATAAAATCATGGCCGATTATTTTGTAAAGAGAGACACTCTTTCAGTGATGTATTCGATGAATAAGATGTTAATGGGATAGAGTTTCTTATTTTTAATAAATATTTTATCATAAAAAGTGCACATAAAACTGTTGTTATTGCGAAAAACTTTTAAGAGTTTAGGATGGTTGATATCCCTTTAAAGGATAAAGTTTCTAAAGAGAGGCACTTTGTCAAATGCATGTTTGAATTAGCTCCTCTTAAAACTTTTTTTAAGCAGTATTTATATTAGCTCAAAGAGGTTATACGCTTTTTATAAAGCTTCCAAGAATTTTCTTCAATAAGCTTTTGAGTAAAAAAATATTAAAGTTTGTTTTGTTTTTCTTGTGTTTTCTTTTGATTATTGTATATATTTGCACTCATTATGAAATTTTTTAATCTTTAAGAAAGAGGCATAAATGGCCCGTGTAACGGTAGAAGATTGTATTGATAAAGTCGATAATCGCTTTGAATTAGTGCTTTTAGCTGGACATCGGGCGCGTCAAATTTCGCAGGGTGCGCAGATTACGGTTGATCGTGATAATGATAAAAATCCCGTTGTTGCTTTGCGTGAAATAGCAGAAGAAACGCTATCTCCTGCCGATTTAAAAGAAGATCTTATTCATTCGTTACAAAAGCATGTGGAAGTGGATGAGCCAGAAATGGCAAGCGAATTTATTTCTCATTCAAGTGAGGCTGGAGGTGTTTTGGGTACTTCTTCGGAAGAAGAGGGCAGTTCATTCGATCATATGTCTGAAGAAGAGCTTTTAGCGGGTATCGAAGGTTTGGTCGTTCCAGAGAAGAGTGACGATTATTAATTGCGGCAATTTATATTACAAGAGCAAATATACGTTGTCGTGCGGGAGCATTTATTTTTTTGGTCTTTTTAAATGAAATATTCATATTGAATAAGGTTAGGTTTGTGAAAAGATAAAGGATATGCTTATATGATGCGTCAGTGTGAGCTTGTTGGGCGTGTCCAACGTTACAAGTCTGACGTTGATGAGGGTCTTTTAAATAGGGCCTACGATTATGCAATGCGAAAGCATGGTCATCAAAAGCGTGCTTCGGGGGATCTTTATTTTTCTCATCCTTTAGAAGTTGCTGCTATTTTGACAGATATGCGGTTGGATGAAGCAACAATTGCCGTTGCGCTTTTGCACGATACAATTGAAGATACAAGTGCTACACGGGCTGAAATTGATCAGCTTTTCGGATCTGAAATTGGTAAGTTAGTTGAAGGGCTGACAAAGCTTAATAAGCTTGATCTCGTATCAAAGAAGGCAGTTCAGGCAGAGAATCTGCGTAAACTTCTTATTGCTATTTCTGATGATGTTCGTGTTCTTTTAGTTAAGCTTGCTGATCGCCTTCATAATATGCGCACCCTTGGTGTTATGCGTGATGATAAACGTCGACGTATTGCTGAGGAGACAATGGATATTTACGCGCCACTTGCAGGCCGTATG
Coding sequences within it:
- the rpoZ gene encoding DNA-directed RNA polymerase subunit omega: MARVTVEDCIDKVDNRFELVLLAGHRARQISQGAQITVDRDNDKNPVVALREIAEETLSPADLKEDLIHSLQKHVEVDEPEMASEFISHSSEAGGVLGTSSEEEGSSFDHMSEEELLAGIEGLVVPEKSDDY